The Flavobacterium commune genome contains the following window.
AACAGCAAGAGCGAGAAGGTAAACCTTTTATTCCTTGGGCATCCAGACCAACTGATTTGCCACAGGCTTCCATTCCTGCTTTTCCAGGTGCTGAAGGAGGAGGAATGTATAGTTTTGGTGGTCACGGAGGTAAGGTTTATACTGTGACAAGTTTAGAGGACAGAGGACCGGGTACCTTGCGTGAAGCTTTGGAACAAGGTGGAGCGAGAATCATCGTTTTTAATGTTTCAGGAATTATTAAATTAAAAAGTCCGTTAATTGTTCGTGCTCCTTATGTAACTATTGCCGGGCAAACTGCTCCCGGAGACGGAATTTGTGTAGCTGGTGAAACCATTTGGATTGATACACATGATGTGGTTATTCGTCACATGCGTTTTCGTAGAGGAGAAACTTTCGTAGGTCGTCGTGACGATGCTATTGGTGGAAATCCGGTTGGAAATATCATTATCGATCACGTATCAGCCACTTGGGGATTAGATGAAAATATGTCTTTTTATAGACACATGTATGATGATGGTACAGGTATTCCGGAGAAAAAATTCCCAACCGTAAATGTTACAATTCAAAACAGCTTGTTTGCCGAAGGATTAGATACTTACAACCATGCTTTTGGTAGTACTTTAGGAGGCGAAAATTGTTCTTTCGTTAGAAATTTATGGTCTTCTAATACAGGTAGAAATCCATCTATTGGTTGGAACGGAATCTTTAATTTTGCCAATAATGTGATTTTTAACTGGGTAAATCGTTCTATAGACGGTGGAGATTATACTGCTCAATACAATATTATAAACAACTATTTCAAGCCAGGTCCGGCTACAGATAAAAATGATCCTATTAGCTACCGAATTTTAAAACCGGAATCGGGTAGAAGTAAATTACCTTATGTGGTTTTTGGTAGAGCTTATGTGAACGGAAACGTGGTGGAAGGCAATGAAAAAGTGTCTAATGACAACTGGGCTGGTGGAGTGCAAATGGAAAACAAAAAGGGAAATCCTATGACATTTGAAGAGGCTTCAACTTATTTTGCTAAGATGAAAGTAAATAAACCAATGCCAATGCCTTGGTTAAAAAAGTTTATGACTGCTAATGAAACTTATGATTATGTTCTTAAGAATGTAGGAGCTAATTTGCCATTACGTGATCCTGTTGATACTCGTATCTTAAGAGTGGTTAAAACAGGTGTTCCAGAATATGCCAAAGGTTTAGAGAAGAAAACTTTTTATCAGTTTGAACATAGACGTCTTGGACCTGATTCGTATAAATTAGGAATTATTACTGATATTGCTCAAGTAGGTGGTTATCCTGAATACAAAGGAAAAGCTTATAAAGATTCGGATAATGATGGTATGCCAGACGCTTGGGAGAAAAAATACGGATTGAATCCTAATGATGCTTCTGATGCTAATGGAGATTTAAATGGTGATGGTTATACAAACATCGAAAAGTACATTAATGGCATAGATCCTACTAAAAAAGTAGATTGGAAAAACTTAGATAATAATGAAGATACTTTGGCTAAAATCGAACAAGGATTAGCCGAGTATAAGAAATAATTTAATTGTAAATGGCACACTTCTTGCTTCGTCTGTAACTGATGAAGCAAGAATTTTGCTTTATAATCCTTAAGTTTTTAAAAAATATAGAAGATGAAAATGTACAAGAAATTAACCGTAGCGGTTTTATTCCTTTTTCTGGGTACCAATGTAGTTTTGGCACAAAAAGGATATGATCCGGAATATGTAAAAGTGACAAATGAAAGAGCTCAAAAAATAGTTGATGATTTGAAATTAAATTCAAAAGAAGATCAATTAGCCGTTAGAGATATAATTGCTGAGCAATACCGTTCGTTGAATACAATTCATGAATCTCGTGATGCTAAAATTGATGCTGCTAAAAAAGCAGTTACTGATAAAGACCAACAGCAAAAAGCAATTGACAAATTAAAAAATGATGCTGATAAAAAAATCCTGTCGCTTCATAAATCATATCTGAAAAAGTTGAGTAAAAAGCTAACTAACAGCCAAATTGTTCAGGTCAAAGACGGGATGACTTATGGCGTATTGCCTATTACTGTTTTAGGTTACAATGATATGTTGCCTAATTTAACTGCTGAGCAAAAAAAATACATCTATGACGCACTTGTGGAAGCAAGAGAACACGCTATGGATGGTGGTACTTCTAAAGAAAAGCATGCTTGGTTTGGGAAATACAAAGGAAGAATCAACAATTACCTTTCTAAACAAGGTTACGATTTGAACAAAGAAAGTGCTGATTGGCACAAACGTTTGGAAGAAAGAGAGAAAAACAAAAAGAAGTAGATCAAAACTATTCATTTTATGTCATTCCGAGGAACGAAGGAATCACACTAGGTACTCATCTTATGTGACTCCTCTTTCGTCGAACTCGAACGATAGTGAACAGGTGAAGCAATTACAAAACGATGCAATTTGACTTATTCAGTTATATTGTTCGAATTAATAATTGATTTACTGTATCAATTCTATTTTCGAATCAATAATTCATTCTTAATCCCTCAAAAATGAAGTACTATTTAAAATATTTGTTCAACTTAAGTATTGTTTTATTTAGTTGTTCAGCAATTCATGCCCAATATCCGGATATTCCAAAAGAAATTCAGGATAAAACCGATGCTGTTTTAGCACAGGAAGAAGCAAGATTAGCTAAAATTTGGGCTGATAATGCTGATGTAATCAAAAAAGAAACACTCCAAGGTCGTCCCTATTTGCCTTGGGCATCTTACCCAAAAGATTTTGTTCATGCCAGCATTCCTGCTTTCCCGGGAGCCGAAGGCGGAGGCGCTTTTACTCCGGGTGGTCGTGGCGGTAAACTATTTGTAGTGAGCAGCTTAGAAGACAGCGGTGTGGGAACTTTTAGAGAAGCCTGTGAAGCCGTTGGAGCAAGAACTATTGTTTTTAACGTTTCGGGAATTATCAAATTAAAGAAACCTATCGCTCTTCGTGCACCTTATGTAACCATTGCAGGTCAAACCGCTCCGGGTGACGGAATTTGTATTGCAGGAGAGTCATTATTGATAGATACACATGATGTTGTTATCAGACACATGCGTTTTAGAAGAGGAGCCACTGAAGTAACTCGTAGAGATGATGCGTTAGGCGGAAATGTAATTGGGAATGTTATTATTGATCATTGTTCGATGAGTTGGGGATTAGACGAAAATATTTCGTTGTACCGTCATCAGTTTCAGGCTAATGAAAAATCTAAATTAGAAAAATTACCGGCTTGTAATATTACTATTCAGAACACTATTTCGTCAGAAGGTTTAGATACTTACAACCACGCTTTTGGAAGTACCATTGGAGGGCTAAACAGTACTTTTATGCGTAATCTTTGGGCTAATAATATTTCGAGAAACTGCTCTATCGGGATGTATGGCGATTTTAACTTTGTAAACAACGTGGTTTTCAATTGGTGGAATCGTTCATTGGATGGAGGTGATTATCGTTCGATGTTTAATATCATCAACAATTATTTCAAACCGGGACCTATTACGCCAAAAGGGGAGCCGATTAGCTACCGCATCTTAAAACCGGAATCAGGTTATATGGTTCCAAAGACTTTTGGACGTGCTTATGTAAACGGAAATTTTATAGATGGTGTTCCCGAAGTAACTAAAGACAACTGGAATGGTGGGGTGCAATTAGAGAATCTTTCTTTTGAAGAAGCCAAAGATAAATTGGCTTATATTAAACAAAGTAAAGCATTCCCGATGCCACAAATTACCATTATGAGTGCTGAGGCGGCTTATGAATTTGTAT
Protein-coding sequences here:
- a CDS encoding polysaccharide lyase, with amino-acid sequence MNKLNFLLAFLVLGSANCFAQYPKISPEVQARENAIKAEAEKLSNEAWEKAKVIVEQQEREGKPFIPWASRPTDLPQASIPAFPGAEGGGMYSFGGHGGKVYTVTSLEDRGPGTLREALEQGGARIIVFNVSGIIKLKSPLIVRAPYVTIAGQTAPGDGICVAGETIWIDTHDVVIRHMRFRRGETFVGRRDDAIGGNPVGNIIIDHVSATWGLDENMSFYRHMYDDGTGIPEKKFPTVNVTIQNSLFAEGLDTYNHAFGSTLGGENCSFVRNLWSSNTGRNPSIGWNGIFNFANNVIFNWVNRSIDGGDYTAQYNIINNYFKPGPATDKNDPISYRILKPESGRSKLPYVVFGRAYVNGNVVEGNEKVSNDNWAGGVQMENKKGNPMTFEEASTYFAKMKVNKPMPMPWLKKFMTANETYDYVLKNVGANLPLRDPVDTRILRVVKTGVPEYAKGLEKKTFYQFEHRRLGPDSYKLGIITDIAQVGGYPEYKGKAYKDSDNDGMPDAWEKKYGLNPNDASDANGDLNGDGYTNIEKYINGIDPTKKVDWKNLDNNEDTLAKIEQGLAEYKK
- a CDS encoding DUF3826 domain-containing protein; this translates as MKMYKKLTVAVLFLFLGTNVVLAQKGYDPEYVKVTNERAQKIVDDLKLNSKEDQLAVRDIIAEQYRSLNTIHESRDAKIDAAKKAVTDKDQQQKAIDKLKNDADKKILSLHKSYLKKLSKKLTNSQIVQVKDGMTYGVLPITVLGYNDMLPNLTAEQKKYIYDALVEAREHAMDGGTSKEKHAWFGKYKGRINNYLSKQGYDLNKESADWHKRLEEREKNKKK
- a CDS encoding thrombospondin type 3 repeat-containing protein, encoding MKYYLKYLFNLSIVLFSCSAIHAQYPDIPKEIQDKTDAVLAQEEARLAKIWADNADVIKKETLQGRPYLPWASYPKDFVHASIPAFPGAEGGGAFTPGGRGGKLFVVSSLEDSGVGTFREACEAVGARTIVFNVSGIIKLKKPIALRAPYVTIAGQTAPGDGICIAGESLLIDTHDVVIRHMRFRRGATEVTRRDDALGGNVIGNVIIDHCSMSWGLDENISLYRHQFQANEKSKLEKLPACNITIQNTISSEGLDTYNHAFGSTIGGLNSTFMRNLWANNISRNCSIGMYGDFNFVNNVVFNWWNRSLDGGDYRSMFNIINNYFKPGPITPKGEPISYRILKPESGYMVPKTFGRAYVNGNFIDGVPEVTKDNWNGGVQLENLSFEEAKDKLAYIKQSKAFPMPQITIMSAEAAYEFVLNNVGATLPKRDAVDERVIKQVRTGTIEYKDGLENSIGKEFIKRRLPADSYKKGIITHPDQVGGYPNYKGKAYKDSDNDGIPDAWEKKYGLNPKDASDANGDLNGDGYTNIEKYINGIDPNQKVDWTNPANNKETLNQSLLN